The Cuculus canorus isolate bCucCan1 chromosome 14, bCucCan1.pri, whole genome shotgun sequence genomic sequence CCACCGGGTAATGCCACGGGTGAAGCTCCCTTAGCTCTACACACTGGGGCACCTGGTAGCAGATAAGACTCAATCTTGCCAACGGAGATTTTTGAACCACCTAACAGCATCAAGTTGGAAGTAATTCCTTCCCTCTGTCTGACACAGAGCACCAGCAATTTATAAATATACTCAAAATTACCTAGGGCCCAAGCCAGATGAAGCGAATCGAATCTTGCCAGAGATGTTGGTAGCATTTGGACCTGGCCTTCTGCTAAATCAGTGCAATCTGGCACCAGCGCAGATTAAATATAAGGCtcattcttaaaaatatctagAGCAAATGGTATCTTTTCATatgcagagaagacagaaagcagagctCAGCTATAAATTGCTGGGTTGAGAAACCATAGTTTTTCCTCACCCACCACACAATTGAGGTCAcctggagaaatatttttctgcttgcatgCTAGATTGGGGCAGACTTTGAGGACTTTGCCATTTGTCCGAGTTCCTGGACACCCCCAGCACAGTCCAAGCAATTGGCAGCTGCCGCTATGGGGAGATTTTGGCTGTGCAGTCCCTGCTTGTGGGCAGATCATGTGCTGCCAGCCATGTGCGACGGACTTGTCTCACAGATGGGGTCCACGCGCTCAGAGTGGCGGGAGCAGCATCTGCACCGGAGGCCAAATTAATGCCAGATGTGCAGGACTCCCTGTCCACACTCCACCCAGCTGCATGCAAACAGCTTTCTTTCTCGGAAATCCCAAACATATGTAGTAGCCCTCATTTGTGTGATATTTAGACTTGCGGGAGATGTGGATACTTACAGGTTCTGAGCGCACAAGAGACACTCGTTGCTGTAGACGGTGTTGTCTGTGCCGCAGATGGGGTCGAAGATCTTTGTACAACCTTTTTTCAGATCATAGGTACCACAAGCTGCCTGGAGACACAAGAGagtaatactgaaaatattaaacatgcTTCCAGTTTACCAAAGGAGCTTTGCATTCACAGGGAGGTGCACAGTTTGTGTATCTCGATAACCCATCCCAGCTTGCTGAGAGCTTTTCTGAGTTCTCAGAAACACTGGGATTGCCTATCACCCTGCTCCCCGTGGCCAGCTGAACTTCACTTGCACACTCCCAGGGATAACAATATTGAGTAAGTGATGCTCTGTGGGCAGTGCCTGATCATGTTAGTCCCAGCTCTTATTTTTATGCCACAATGATACCTGCCCTTGCGCTCGCAAGCCGGAGAGTAAGGGGAGCTCTGATCTTCTTGTCCAGTAACAGCAACATTCAGGTCTTTATTACAGTTTTCCTCCACTGAGTGTGGGAAATACAGTGGGAAATCAGTACCATCACTGGGATTTTGCTGAGGCGCAGCAGGTGGAAGGAGGTTTCTAGGCACTGGTATCTTTGGTTtgccagcccagcagctcaATGTACTGTGCTGTATTTAGCAAATCTGGCTCCCCAGTGTGTGGGTTAGTGCTGTCTCACCAGAGCTGGGCACACTCTTGTGCTATACAGAAATAGGGCACTTCACCTCTGTTCCTTCGTCAGCAGCTCCATTCATCTCAGCGTTtcctagagaaaaagagaaggtgCCTTAGCATCCATCACTGGGGCTGGTTTCAAGAGAGATCTACTATAGATGTTTTAGCCTGAGGACCGGGAACTTTGTCCgaacattttcttcccttggATCTCCCCCATCTTGCAGCCGGGCCCCTCCACtcatcatcttcctctttcGCCTGGCAGAAATATTGTGAAGGTGTAAGGGGCCCTGTCAGATGCACTTCTAGTGCCTTTCCCTACCAGCTGCCAGGAAGCAGAGATGGCTTTTATTATCTCTCATTGCTCGTTCATTGGTTACTGAGAAACTCCTGCTGATGCTGGACAGGTGCTGGAGTAAACGCAGGGTGATTTTTTTGGTGTCAGTGGGTTTGTACCATGAGAAACTAAAGGAAAAGACAAGTTGCTAAAGGTTTTTCCTGGAAGTCGATATGGGTGGACCCTGAGATCTCACAGCAAAGCAGGTAGGAGCAAGCTGTGACTTTTTTTGTCACAGGAGAAGCTGGCCCTGAGTTGACAGCTGGGATCGCATGGGTGAAACGTGGTGGGAGTATTTTGAAAaaactaaaattttaatatttatttaatattttaaaaaactaaatttGTTCAGCAAAATTTTTCAGTACTGAGAAGACCACCTTGGGTTGCCTATAGAT encodes the following:
- the LOC128853647 gene encoding pancreatic secretory trypsin inhibitor-like; this translates as MKATAVFLLLSLALCCYRGNAEMNGAADEGTEAACGTYDLKKGCTKIFDPICGTDNTVYSNECLLCAQNLQKHTNVRIKNRGMCKKHSPHPNSAEN